One Myxococcota bacterium DNA segment encodes these proteins:
- the ndk gene encoding nucleoside-diphosphate kinase, whose amino-acid sequence MKQRTFSIIKPDGVRRNLIGKIIGRFEEEGLRVAAAQMKQLSLQEAQGFYAVHKERPFYGELVESMTSGPVLLMVLEGENAILKNREIMGATNPAQAADNTIRKLHALSIGENTVHGSDAPETAATEISWFFAQSQVN is encoded by the coding sequence ATGAAACAAAGAACCTTTTCGATTATTAAGCCAGATGGCGTGAGACGTAACTTGATCGGTAAAATCATCGGTCGGTTTGAAGAAGAAGGCTTGCGCGTTGCCGCCGCTCAAATGAAGCAATTGAGCCTTCAAGAAGCACAAGGCTTTTACGCTGTACACAAAGAACGCCCTTTTTATGGTGAATTGGTTGAATCCATGACCTCTGGCCCAGTATTGTTGATGGTTTTGGAAGGCGAAAACGCGATTTTGAAAAACCGCGAAATCATGGGTGCCACCAATCCTGCGCAAGCTGCTGATAACACCATTCGTAAGCTTCACGCCCTGTCGATCGGTGAAAACACCGTGCATGGCTCAGACGCTCCAGAGACCGCTGCAACCGAGATCAGCTGGTTTTTTGCTCAAAGCCAAGTAAACTGA
- the gltX gene encoding glutamate--tRNA ligase gives MSKPNPQEIRVRIGPSPTGDPHVGTGYIALFNYAFAKQHGGKFILRIEDTDQKRSTLESEQAILSSLKWLGIQWDEGPDIGGPCGPYRQSERLEIYKEHVDMLLASGHAYWCSCTPERLAEVRKRQLALKQPTGYDGHCRELHHTSGVVRLKTPKEGETIVGDLLRGDIKINNSEVDDQVLFKSDGFPTYHLANVVDDHLMKITHVIRGEEWISSTPKHVLLYRFFGWEAPKFAHLPLLRNADKSKVSKRKNPVSLSYFQEAGYLPDALLNFLGMMAFSFEDAREIFSLADFVDNFKLERVSLGGPVFDLKKLLWLNGRYLREKRNDADMVEYLQNQLFSAEYLSKIVPLVKERVEKSEDFISYADFFFAGSVLVDPANYLLPSIEDKKKLIETYELLIEKLENLRPFDAKTIETAFRAFCEEQGIKSKELFMATRLMTTGKKATPPLFETMAVLGRERCRTRLRAALGEIKK, from the coding sequence ATGTCCAAGCCAAATCCTCAGGAAATACGGGTCCGTATAGGACCTTCGCCCACTGGTGACCCTCATGTGGGCACGGGATATATTGCCCTTTTTAACTATGCTTTTGCTAAACAGCATGGCGGCAAGTTTATCCTGCGCATTGAAGATACTGACCAAAAACGCTCGACGCTGGAAAGCGAGCAGGCCATTTTGTCATCGCTCAAATGGCTTGGCATTCAGTGGGATGAAGGTCCTGATATTGGCGGGCCATGTGGACCCTATCGCCAGAGTGAGCGCCTCGAGATTTATAAAGAGCATGTGGACATGTTGCTTGCCAGCGGTCATGCCTATTGGTGTAGCTGTACGCCTGAGCGTTTGGCGGAAGTGCGAAAGCGCCAGCTGGCGCTGAAACAGCCGACTGGCTATGACGGCCATTGCCGTGAACTACATCATACTTCAGGCGTCGTACGTCTGAAGACACCCAAAGAAGGTGAAACCATCGTGGGCGATTTGCTGCGTGGTGATATTAAAATCAACAACTCAGAGGTTGATGATCAAGTATTGTTTAAAAGCGATGGCTTTCCTACTTACCACTTGGCCAATGTGGTTGATGACCATTTGATGAAGATTACCCATGTGATTCGCGGTGAAGAGTGGATTAGCTCTACGCCTAAGCACGTGTTGCTTTACCGCTTTTTTGGTTGGGAAGCGCCTAAATTTGCCCATTTGCCGCTGCTTCGCAATGCGGATAAAAGCAAGGTTTCTAAACGTAAGAATCCGGTTTCGTTGAGTTATTTCCAAGAAGCAGGTTACTTGCCGGACGCACTGCTCAACTTCTTGGGCATGATGGCTTTTTCGTTTGAGGATGCGCGCGAGATTTTTTCGCTCGCTGATTTTGTCGATAATTTTAAACTGGAACGCGTGTCGCTTGGTGGACCAGTTTTTGATTTGAAAAAGCTCTTATGGCTGAACGGTCGTTATCTGCGGGAAAAACGTAATGATGCGGACATGGTTGAATATTTGCAAAATCAACTGTTCTCTGCTGAATACTTGAGCAAAATCGTGCCTTTGGTGAAAGAACGTGTAGAGAAGTCTGAAGACTTTATTTCTTACGCCGACTTCTTCTTCGCAGGCAGTGTGCTGGTGGATCCAGCGAATTATTTGTTGCCAAGCATTGAAGACAAGAAAAAGCTTATAGAAACCTATGAACTATTGATTGAAAAGCTCGAGAACTTAAGGCCTTTCGATGCCAAAACCATCGAAACGGCGTTTCGTGCTTTCTGCGAAGAACAAGGCATCAAATCCAAAGAATTATTTATGGCCACACGCTTGATGACCACAGGCAAAAAAGCGACGCCGCCTTTATTTGAGACCATGGCGGTGCTGGGCCGGGAACGCTGTAGAACTCGATTACGAGCTGCTTTAGGAGAAATAAAAAAATGA
- the mutL gene encoding DNA mismatch repair endonuclease MutL: MGQIQILNEIIANQIAAGEVVERPASIVKELIENALDAGATQIDLHIIEGGIAKLVITDNGCGMAPDDAVLCFSRYATSKLRSMSDFATLNSFGFRGEALASIASVSRMSLTTRQADTVLATKVVVEGGRILEVTEAGAPVGTRIEVESLFYNTPARLKFLKSPRSEASAIETIMRQAALSKPAVGFRLQIDATTKLDVRQAPSEARQFERAIYCLGEDTRGYLYPIDLKTDFLRLSGYVAAPLATRKDSLGLYVYVNGRFVKDKQLVQAIRVAYRTILEIGRHPIGAINIEVDPEVVDVNVHPQKLEVRFSEPSRVQSHLIRLLSDFLSTTPWLNSYRDLTPSPSPESGEGRSWALSPSPLGGEGFRVRLPSPDFGEPKSPSPTSGRGYYVQHGLGGAERYTDLRVVGQIDSTYLLLEGARSMIVLDQHAAHERVVFERVCAQTKQNGVSSQALLFPVSITLSPGDMQTLIEKKDVFLPYGFEIEPFGDHQAIVKTTPAGLKSEYAETIIKDTLSDLRNADRPDALQEFSDHICAQIACHTSIRAGQRLDNSEILALLEQLDVIDYAAHCPHGRPVVRAIPFTEIAQWFHRT, encoded by the coding sequence ATGGGCCAAATACAAATATTAAACGAAATTATTGCCAATCAAATTGCAGCGGGCGAAGTGGTCGAGCGGCCAGCGTCCATCGTGAAAGAATTAATCGAAAACGCTTTAGACGCAGGTGCAACCCAAATTGATCTGCACATCATCGAAGGTGGCATCGCCAAGCTGGTTATCACCGACAACGGCTGCGGCATGGCGCCAGATGATGCCGTTTTGTGCTTTTCCAGATACGCCACCAGCAAACTTCGATCCATGAGCGATTTCGCCACCCTGAATTCATTCGGCTTCAGAGGCGAAGCCCTAGCCTCCATCGCATCCGTCAGCCGCATGAGTCTCACCACCAGACAAGCGGATACAGTGCTCGCGACTAAAGTGGTCGTTGAAGGCGGTCGTATCTTAGAAGTAACCGAAGCCGGCGCACCTGTAGGCACACGCATTGAAGTCGAATCGCTCTTTTACAACACCCCGGCGCGCTTGAAATTTTTGAAAAGCCCACGTTCAGAAGCCAGCGCCATCGAAACCATTATGCGCCAAGCTGCGCTTTCCAAGCCGGCAGTGGGCTTTAGACTGCAAATCGACGCCACCACTAAGCTGGATGTTCGGCAAGCGCCAAGCGAAGCTCGCCAATTCGAGCGCGCAATCTACTGCTTAGGCGAAGATACACGTGGATATTTATACCCCATCGATTTAAAAACCGACTTTCTAAGACTATCTGGCTATGTGGCCGCCCCATTGGCAACACGCAAAGATAGCCTAGGGCTATACGTCTATGTGAATGGCCGTTTTGTGAAAGACAAACAGCTGGTTCAAGCCATTCGTGTTGCGTATAGAACCATCTTGGAAATCGGCCGCCACCCCATTGGTGCAATCAACATTGAAGTCGACCCTGAGGTGGTAGACGTCAACGTGCACCCGCAAAAGCTGGAAGTGAGATTCTCAGAACCATCGAGAGTACAAAGCCACCTAATCCGCCTTCTAAGCGATTTTCTATCAACCACACCTTGGTTAAATTCCTACCGGGACCTCACCCCCAGCCCCTCTCCAGAATCTGGAGAGGGGAGAAGCTGGGCTTTAAGTCCCTCTCCACTTGGTGGAGAGGGATTTAGGGTGAGGCTACCCTCTCCCGATTTTGGCGAGCCAAAATCTCCCTCTCCCACAAGTGGGAGAGGGTATTACGTTCAGCATGGGCTGGGTGGCGCGGAGCGCTACACAGACCTTCGAGTGGTGGGGCAGATTGATTCTACCTATCTTCTTCTAGAAGGCGCGCGTTCTATGATCGTTTTGGATCAGCATGCAGCGCATGAACGGGTCGTATTCGAACGCGTCTGCGCACAAACCAAACAAAACGGTGTTTCCTCTCAAGCTTTACTATTTCCTGTCTCCATCACGCTTTCTCCCGGGGATATGCAGACGCTGATCGAAAAGAAAGATGTCTTTTTGCCCTACGGCTTCGAAATCGAGCCCTTTGGCGATCACCAAGCGATCGTCAAAACCACTCCCGCAGGCCTTAAGTCGGAGTATGCCGAGACGATCATTAAGGACACCCTGTCCGATTTACGAAACGCCGACCGCCCAGATGCGTTGCAAGAGTTCTCCGATCACATCTGCGCACAAATCGCTTGTCACACTTCCATCAGAGCCGGACAGCGCCTAGATAATTCAGAAATCCTAGCCCTATTAGAACAACTTGACGTTATCGACTACGCCGCGCACTGCCCACACGGACGCCCGGTAGTACGAGCGATACCTTTCACCGAGATCGCTCAATGGTTTCACAGGACTTAA
- the miaA gene encoding tRNA (adenosine(37)-N6)-dimethylallyltransferase MiaA — translation MVSQDLTPIVIAGPTGSGKSALAMKMAKELGGEIVCADSRQIYERMSIGTAAPSQEEYILVKHHGFEHLDPKEVYSAGRFVTDTDAFVQEIQSRGKVPLIVGGTGLYLRAWRFGLADVLPSDPQVRARLEQQDLSDLYLKLQEVDPASAAKIKATDPVRILRALEILEISGQPASQLRHTDWAREPRVNARWLLLKPSKEELDQRLKQRVDQMFEAGLVAEAVALRDYLGPAASPKGLLGTPGYAESLALVDGLLTEQEMFERTFIRHRQYAKQQVTWFQKESWWAL, via the coding sequence ATGGTTTCACAGGACTTAACCCCAATTGTAATCGCCGGCCCCACCGGCTCTGGCAAAAGTGCCCTGGCGATGAAAATGGCCAAAGAGCTGGGCGGCGAAATTGTCTGCGCCGACAGCCGGCAAATTTACGAGCGCATGAGCATCGGCACTGCCGCTCCGAGCCAAGAAGAATATATCTTGGTCAAACACCACGGCTTCGAGCACCTAGACCCTAAAGAAGTCTATAGCGCAGGCCGATTTGTGACCGATACAGACGCCTTTGTGCAAGAAATCCAATCCCGCGGCAAAGTGCCCCTGATTGTCGGAGGCACAGGCTTATATCTACGAGCCTGGCGCTTCGGCCTAGCTGACGTGCTGCCCTCCGACCCTCAGGTGCGAGCAAGACTGGAACAACAAGATTTAAGCGATTTGTATCTAAAACTCCAGGAAGTGGACCCCGCAAGCGCAGCTAAAATCAAAGCCACAGACCCCGTACGCATCCTGCGCGCCCTGGAAATCCTTGAAATCAGCGGCCAGCCCGCCAGCCAACTCAGACACACCGACTGGGCTCGCGAGCCGCGCGTCAATGCCCGCTGGCTTTTGCTTAAGCCATCGAAAGAAGAACTGGATCAAAGGCTCAAACAACGCGTCGATCAAATGTTCGAAGCCGGCTTAGTCGCAGAAGCTGTCGCTTTAAGAGACTACCTAGGCCCTGCAGCATCCCCAAAAGGTCTGTTGGGCACCCCTGGTTATGCAGAGAGCTTGGCACTCGTGGATGGACTACTAACCGAACAGGAAATGTTCGAAAGGACGTTCATCCGCCATAGACAATACGCCAAGCAGCAGGTTACCTGGTTTCAGAAGGAGAGTTGGTGGGCGCTTTAA
- the guaA gene encoding glutamine-hydrolyzing GMP synthase, with product MHSNFVAILDYGSQTTQLIGRRLREFKVFSEIFPYHIDIETLKAHAPKAIILSGGPNSAHSKDAFPLPEGLLELGLPILGICYGAQILTQTLGGLVSPSEHHEYGRSFISLQRTSLLFKGLDHQEVWMSHGDQIARLPEGFVTLASTPTCPHAGIACEERKIYGVQFHPEVTHTVHGRQILTNFLFEIAKVKPTYELSDFLSEETARIKEQVGDAQVIMALSGGVDSMVAAKLVQNAIGDQLIPIYVNHGLHRLGEIAEIEAVKPQIVDARARFFEGLKGVTDPEEKRKVIGRLFVEIFDEESKKFPNVQFLGQGTIYPDVIESPSRDGGPSDGIKTHHNVGGLPEIMNLKLVEPLRTLFKDEVRDLGKLLGLPEKSLARQPFPGPGFAIRILGEVTEQRCEILAQADAIVRTEIGGGYWQFFAILLPVKSVGVMGDGRRYGETICVRCIESEDGMSADWAYLPREILSRISNRIINEVDGITRVVYDISSKPPATIEWE from the coding sequence ATGCATTCAAATTTTGTTGCTATTTTGGACTATGGTTCTCAGACGACTCAACTAATTGGCCGTCGGCTTCGAGAGTTTAAAGTATTCTCTGAAATTTTCCCTTACCATATCGACATTGAAACGCTGAAGGCTCATGCGCCTAAGGCGATTATTTTGTCGGGCGGGCCTAATTCGGCCCATTCTAAAGACGCGTTTCCGCTGCCAGAAGGATTGCTTGAATTAGGCTTGCCAATTTTAGGTATCTGTTATGGCGCTCAGATTTTGACCCAGACATTGGGCGGTCTCGTATCCCCATCGGAGCATCACGAGTATGGGCGATCGTTTATTAGTTTGCAGCGAACTTCATTGCTATTTAAAGGGCTTGATCATCAAGAAGTCTGGATGAGCCACGGTGATCAGATTGCTCGCCTACCAGAAGGTTTTGTCACTTTGGCATCAACGCCAACTTGCCCTCATGCAGGCATTGCTTGTGAAGAGCGCAAAATCTATGGCGTTCAGTTCCACCCTGAAGTGACGCACACCGTTCATGGTCGCCAGATTCTGACGAACTTCTTGTTTGAAATCGCCAAAGTGAAGCCTACTTACGAGCTTTCTGATTTCCTAAGTGAAGAAACAGCCCGCATTAAAGAACAAGTGGGAGACGCCCAGGTGATTATGGCGCTTTCAGGTGGGGTTGACTCAATGGTCGCGGCAAAACTGGTTCAAAATGCCATTGGCGACCAGCTTATCCCGATTTATGTGAACCATGGTTTGCATCGCCTTGGCGAAATTGCGGAAATTGAAGCCGTTAAACCACAAATCGTCGATGCCAGAGCACGCTTTTTTGAAGGGCTGAAAGGCGTTACTGACCCGGAAGAAAAGCGCAAAGTTATCGGCCGTTTGTTTGTAGAGATTTTCGATGAAGAATCGAAGAAATTCCCCAATGTACAATTTTTAGGGCAAGGCACGATTTACCCCGATGTAATCGAATCCCCAAGCAGAGACGGTGGCCCGAGCGACGGCATTAAAACACACCACAATGTGGGTGGCCTGCCTGAAATCATGAACTTGAAGTTGGTTGAACCGCTGCGAACTCTATTTAAAGACGAAGTGCGCGATTTGGGCAAATTGCTCGGCCTGCCTGAGAAATCCCTAGCACGCCAACCTTTTCCTGGGCCAGGGTTTGCGATTCGCATCCTAGGCGAAGTGACTGAGCAGCGCTGCGAAATTCTTGCTCAAGCAGATGCCATCGTACGCACCGAAATCGGTGGTGGCTATTGGCAGTTCTTTGCGATCTTACTCCCCGTCAAAAGCGTTGGCGTCATGGGTGATGGCCGGCGCTATGGCGAAACCATTTGCGTCAGGTGCATCGAAAGCGAAGACGGCATGAGCGCTGACTGGGCTTATTTGCCACGAGAAATTTTGAGCCGCATATCCAACCGGATCATTAACGAAGTTGATGGCATTACCCGGGTTGTTTATGATATCAGCTCCAAGCCACCAGCAACCATTGAGTGGGAATGA
- the orn gene encoding oligoribonuclease: MNSKTRNLNPQRLVWIDLEMTGLDENTCAIVQAAMVITDLQLNEIASIDMTIWQPDSVLAGMVPFVKNMHTHNGLLKKVRASEVSLQDAERKLMEVLTQHVVYQRGFLAGNSIYMDRLFLRKYMPALEGYLHYRQVDVSSIKILCQEWLKTQAPKKESTHTALDDIQQSIEELKYFRNNCFRLP; this comes from the coding sequence ATGAATAGCAAAACACGAAATCTAAATCCTCAACGCCTCGTTTGGATCGATCTGGAAATGACCGGTTTGGATGAGAATACTTGCGCCATTGTTCAAGCCGCCATGGTGATTACTGACTTGCAGCTCAATGAAATTGCCAGCATTGATATGACCATTTGGCAGCCTGATTCCGTTCTGGCTGGCATGGTTCCTTTTGTTAAGAACATGCACACCCACAACGGTTTGCTAAAGAAAGTTCGCGCTTCTGAGGTCTCACTTCAGGATGCAGAACGCAAGCTAATGGAAGTTTTGACCCAACATGTGGTGTACCAACGAGGCTTTTTGGCGGGCAACTCGATCTACATGGATCGGCTCTTTTTGCGTAAATATATGCCTGCTTTGGAAGGCTACCTGCATTACCGCCAAGTGGACGTGTCTTCGATTAAGATACTCTGCCAAGAATGGTTAAAAACGCAGGCGCCTAAGAAAGAAAGCACCCACACCGCACTTGATGACATTCAACAAAGTATCGAAGAACTTAAATATTTCCGAAACAATTGTTTTAGATTGCCTTAA
- a CDS encoding queuosine precursor transporter → MNEIILLGQIGTVVAACLFAAKLGKEALFIIISLQAIIANLLVLKQTYLFGLHVTCSDAFAVGSILSLNLLQEKFGAKESKLATWLCFGSMLFFALCTQIHLLYTPSPTDTMHPHYAELLNPAPRLFWASLTSFFLVQQFDVRFYGFLKRKLPTWRFGVRSTISLLLSQLLDTFLFSTLGLWGLVDSLPQIFIFSYLMKVIVIAIMGITPYLLPRHKL, encoded by the coding sequence ATGAACGAAATCATTCTTTTGGGTCAAATCGGCACGGTGGTCGCAGCCTGCCTTTTTGCCGCCAAGCTTGGCAAAGAAGCCCTATTTATTATCATCAGCTTGCAAGCGATTATCGCGAACTTGCTGGTTTTAAAACAGACCTATTTGTTTGGGCTACATGTAACTTGCTCCGATGCATTTGCGGTCGGAAGCATCTTGAGTCTCAATCTGCTCCAAGAAAAATTTGGGGCAAAAGAGTCTAAACTGGCCACTTGGCTATGTTTTGGCAGCATGCTTTTCTTTGCACTTTGTACGCAGATACATCTCTTATATACGCCAAGTCCTACGGATACGATGCACCCGCATTATGCAGAGCTTTTAAATCCCGCGCCTAGATTATTTTGGGCTTCGCTGACCAGCTTTTTCTTGGTGCAGCAGTTCGATGTTCGATTTTATGGATTTTTAAAGCGAAAACTGCCAACTTGGCGATTCGGAGTGCGCAGTACGATTTCGCTGCTACTTTCTCAACTGCTCGACACATTTCTATTTAGCACTTTGGGCCTGTGGGGGCTGGTTGATTCGCTGCCGCAGATTTTTATATTTAGTTACTTGATGAAAGTCATCGTGATTGCCATCATGGGCATCACGCCTTACCTGCTCCCCCGACATAAATTATGA